GTCGCGATCCCCGGGAGGTACACTCCGGCGTCCGGGGGGATCGCCTCTCGGGTCGCAATGATCGCCTCGACGAAGGCCGCACTGTGGCCCGTAAACCCGGACGCGCCAGCGAGGACGTACGCGTCAGTCCCGTGGTCGCCGGCTGTCTCGGGCGAGACGACAGCGGCACTCGGGAACGCGACGTCAGGATAGTTCGGCTCGAAGGCTGTTTGGACTTCTGTGGGCGTCCCAGCGGGGAACGCGCGGTGGGGCAGTACCGATAGCGTCGATTCGTCCCCGTCGGGAACGGCCTGCTCGCCACTCCAGAGACTGCCTGTCTCCTCGAGAACGTCGTCGACGAGGGCCGGCGTGGTGATCGCGTCCGCGAGCCGCAGGGTGCCGATCCTGGCGGCCCCGTCGCGGTCGATCACTTCGAAGTACTCGGTCATGGCCATCCGGACGGTCCGGGCGATGAATTATCTTTCCTTGTCGTCGGTGGTCTCACGCGCATCGATCACTGTTAGCGCCGCCGGTAGCGACGCGAGGGCGGCCGCAGGCCACCCGTCGTGAGCGAACGTAATCGACCCGTCACTCTCGGCCACGAGCCGATCGATTCCCCGGGCCGCTGCTCGGTAGGCTGCCCGATCGGTCCGGTCGGGCAACTCGGCCGTCAGCGGATAGGTCTGGTCGAGTTCTGGTGGAACAGGGCCAAAGGGTGGAACGACCGTCCAGGTCTCGTCGTACTCGCCGTCCGGTCGCGTCGCGTCCTCGGCGACCAGCAGGAGCTCACCGGCGGGCCCAATCCGGTCGAGGCGGTCGTGATGTCGCCGCACCTCCGGGCGTCGGGCGCTCTCGGCCGAGAGGTAGAACAGCGCGTCTTTCGAGGCCGGATCGGTCGTCTCTAGTTGGTCTGTGTGATCGAGCAACGCGCGATACCCGTCAAGCATTGTCGGGTGGGCACGCGCTCTGGCCTCGACGAGTTCGAGCAACTCACCGCGGCGGATGGCCTGCTTGATCCGGCGCATCTCACCGAAGGAGACGTAGAGATTGTGTTCGGCCAGTTTCTCGACGCGCTGATCTTCGGGGAGATTCCGGACCTCCTCGGGACCGAATCGTGAACAGATCGGACACTCACACGGGAAGTATTCGAGTTCGTCTAAGTGTTTGGTCCCGCGAACGGTCAGATACCGCCCGTCTCTGGCGTACAGCGCGTAGGCTGCCGAGTCGAACAGATCACAGCCGAGCGCGACCGCCAGGGCAAACATCATGGGGTGGCCCGCCCCGAACAGGTGGACTGGCGCGTCAGCCCCGAGCCCACGTTTGGCTGCGGCGACAGCAGCAACCATGTCCGCGAATCGATACTCGTTCATCAGGGGGACGATCGCGCCGATGGGAAACACGTCCAGGCCGCTGGCGTAGGCGTCTCGGGCCGCCCGCTCTCGGAGGTCGGGATACGTCGATCCCTGGACTGGCGCGTTGACCAACATCTCACCGAGATCCATCTCTGTCGCGGCTTCGATCCGCTCGGCCGTCGTCGCGAGTTCCGATTCAGCCTGTTCCCGACTGACGTCCGGTGGCGTCGGGAGGTCGACGGGCGTCCCGATATCGGAGCCGATCTCCTGTTGGAACCGGAGGATCTCCGGGCTCGTAACGTCGATCTCCCCGTACTCGGCCAGTTGGAACGACCCCGAGTCGGTCATGATCGCGCCGTCAAACTCGAGCAGATCGTGCAAGCCATCTTCGAGGGCCGGCTCTCGGACCTCCTCGCTCCCGTAGATGACGTAGCTGTTGGTGATGAGCATCTCGGCTCCGAACTCCCCGAGACGGCTGGGTGCGATCGTTTCGTGGTGCGGGTTGATCACCGGCAACAGGGCGGGCGTCTCGACGGTGGTATTTGCCCGTGGGACAGTTAGCTCTCCTAACCGCCCACTGGCGTCGTACCCCTGGAGTTCGAAGTGCTCGCGCATGACCGCTCGTGGGGAGTCGGCGGGCCTAAGCATTCCGTTTCGCCGGCCTATCGCTCGAACAGCGCGTAGTACAGGACACCGAGCATCGTCCGCCCGTCCCGGAGGTCGTCCTCGCGGGCGGCCGCGATGAGGGCCTCGATAGTCGTCGTTTCGACCCGTATGGACTCGTTGTCATCCAGATCGCGTTCCCCGGTTGGTGCACAGTCCTCGGCCAGGAAGTAATGGAAGACAGCATCGGCAAAGCCGTTGGCCGGCTCGACGGTCGTGAGATGCTCGACCTGGCCAGGCTGGTAGCCCGTCTCCTCTTCGAGTTCGCGGTGGACTGCCGCCGCGGGGTCCCCGTCGTCGGGTTCGAGGCTCCCGGCGGGCAACCCGTAGTTGATAGCACCGACGGCCTGGCGCCACTCCTCGATGACGACAACCTCCTCGTCGGTCGTCACCGGGAGTATCACGACGCTCTCGCCTTCCGTGAGATAGTCGAACTTCGTTTCGGTGTCGTCGGGCAGTGCAACGGTGTCGGTCACCACATCGAATCCCGGACAGGTGTAGGCGGTCTGGCTTGAGAGTGTTTCCCAGGCGAGGTCAGATCGCTCCATGCACGGCGATTTATCCGGACACGGAAAACTGGCAGGGATGGCGAGGCTCTATGAGAAACCTGCGGCAGTGCACAATAAACGACAATGAACATACTATAGCTAGGTATTATTCAGATCCGTCATATGAGTGCTAGATAGATCAACGATCCGACCGTAGGTCCGTGAACGTGTACAAATAAGCGAGCTTTTGGAACTCCAAATAATGTTTCCGTCCAAATACTGCTCCTGGGATAGTTCCCAGAACGTGAAAATCACGGACTCCATTAATATACGGAACTGGTGAACATCTGTACGTGAGGTAGACACGAATGGCAAACACCGAGGTGGATACGACCCTGTTCGGGACAGACGTATCGTACGAGATAGATGGACGGTGGTTGGCGTATTTCACGTTCCTCCTACGCGCCGTCGTGGGTTACTGGTTCTTCCACGCTGGCATCACGAAGATCATCGATGGGTTCAGCGCGGAAGGGTATCTGAAGTTCGCGGCCGACTATACGATCATGGAACCGATCGTGAGTCCGTTCGCAAGCGGGATCGGACTCGAGTTCGCGAACTTCATGATCCCCGTCGGGGAGACGCTCATCGGGCTCGGCGTGTTAGTCGGGCTACTCGTCAGGCTCGCGTCGTTCTTCGGCGTGTTCCTGATGCTGTTCTTCGTGACGATCAACAACGGCTGGGGCCACAGTATCGTGACCAGTGATCTGATGGGATTGTTGCTCTTCGTGGCAATGATCGTGCTCGGTGCTGGTCGCGTCTGGGGGCTGGACGCCTACGTCGAGAAGATGGCGTTCGTCCAGAACAACCCGTGGCTTCGATACTTGCTCGGTTAAGGAGGTGACACACTATGGCAACTAACACAGACAACATGACGCTGGCAGATCAGATCGCAATGGGCCTCGGCGGCGGACTCTTCTTGCTCGGGACCGTCGGTATTGGCCTGCTCGAAATAATCGCAGGGAACATGAACCCGATGGTCGTCGGTACCAACGCCGACGGCGAAACCGTCAACGCGATATCGGAAGCTGCCGTCGAATCCGTGCAAAACGCACCAGTCATCCCGCCGAACGTGCGGGCATACCTGCTCACGTTCGGCCTCGTCATCCTGGGCGTCTTCGCGATCTACGCGTTCGCGACCCATCAACACCTCTACGAGTAGCACAGTCGTCCCCCGTTTTGCACTCGCCACCGTTTCTAGGCCGACCGAAGGAAAGTTGAGTCTCGGCCCCCGAGTATTGCCTGATGACGGTACGTGAAGCAGGGGACTTCGACGTCGAGGCTATCCGTGAGGACTTTCCGATCTTGGAACGGGAGTTCGATGGCACGCCGTTGGTTTATCTCGACAACGCAGCGACGACCCACACACCCGAACCGGTCGTCGACGCCATTGTCGAGTACTACGAGCGCTACAACGCCAACGTCCACCGCGGACTCCATCACCTCAGCCAGGAGGCATCGGTAGCCTACGAGGAGGCCCACGACCGCGTCGCCGAATTCGTCGGCGCGAGTGGCGGCCGCCAAGAGTTGATCTTCACGGGCAACACCACCGAATCGGAGAACCTCGTGGCCTACGCCTGGGGGCTGAACGAACTCGGTCCCGGTGACGAAGTGGTTCTCACGGAGATGGAACACCACGCCTCGTTGGTCACCTGGCAACAGATCGCAAAGAAGACTGGCGCGACGGTCCGGTACATTCGGGTGACCGATGACGGCCATCTCGACATGGACCACGCCAAAGAGCTGATTGGCTCCGATACGAAGATGGTGTCGGTCCTGCACGTCTCGAACACGCTCGGGACGATCAACCCCGTCGCGGACCTCGCCGACCTCGCTCACGCCGAGGACGCGTTGCTCTTCGTCGACGGGGCACAGGCCGCCCCCAACCGGCCAGTCGACGTCGAGGCCATCGACGCCGACTTCTATGCCTTTTCCGGCCACAAAATGGCCGGGCCGACCGGGATTGGTTGCCTCTACGGTAAGAAACAGATTCTCGAAGACATGGAGCCGTTCAACTACGGCGGCGACATGATCACGAAGGTCACCTTCGATGATGCCACCTGGAACGAGTTGCCCTGGAAGTTCGAAGCCGGGACCCCGAAAATCGCCCAGGGGATCGCACTGGCGGAAGCTGTCGACTATCTCGACGAGATCGGTATGGAGACGGTCGCCCGCCACGAGAACGAACTCGCCCAGTATGCCCTCGAACGTCTCGACGAATTCGACGATATCGAGACGTTCGGTCCGCCTGCGGGCCAAGAGCGTGGTGGGTTAGTCTCGTTCAACCTGGGTTCGGTCCACGCCCACGACCTCTCGTCGATCCTCAACGACTACGCGGTCGCCATCCGGGCGGGCGATCACTGTACCCAACCCCTACACGACAAACTCGGCGTCGCCGCGACGGCCCGAGCCTCGTTTTACATCTACAACACGCGGGAAGAAATCGACGTACTGATCGATGCCATGGACGACGCCCGCGAACTGTTTGGGTGAGCAGACGCGGCCTGTGACCGCATTTCGCCGATCCGAGGCGAGGCCGAAATAGCCCTTAGTCGCCGCCCCACTCCCACTTGGTCCGGTCGATCTTTTCGTTGATCGCGTCGATCTGCTTCTCGTAGTCGTCGGCGTCGATCGACGATGCCGTCTCGGCGACGGACTGGGCGTCTCGTAGCCGATCGACCGCTCGCTCGTACTGCTCTCTGGCGTCCTCGGCGTCTTCGTCTTCGCGTTGCTCGCCCGTCGTTTCGAGTTGCTCGGCGTGGGTCTCCAGCGCCTCGAGCGTCGACGCCGCGATCGACGAGAGGTCGACAGCCACGTCGAGGGTCGCGATGCCGTCGATCCGGTTCCAGCCGGCCTCACTGGCGGCGTTGATCCGGCGATACGCCTCGAGCCAGCGTGTCGCAGCGACGTCGGATCGATCAGCTTCCCGGGCGACTTCGAACGTCTTCGTGGTCGCCGAGACGTACTGTTCGTCCAGCCCCTCGACGCGATCGGCCAGCGAGTCGATCCGCTCGCCGGCGTTGTCTGGCGTTGCCTCGACGTCGTCGATCGCCTCTCGGAGCCTCGAAAGCGCTCTGACAGCTGTCGTATACGCCCCACAGAACGGTTCGAACTCCTCGC
The sequence above is drawn from the Halorhabdus sp. CBA1104 genome and encodes:
- the tgtA gene encoding tRNA guanosine(15) transglycosylase TgtA translates to MREHFELQGYDASGRLGELTVPRANTTVETPALLPVINPHHETIAPSRLGEFGAEMLITNSYVIYGSEEVREPALEDGLHDLLEFDGAIMTDSGSFQLAEYGEIDVTSPEILRFQQEIGSDIGTPVDLPTPPDVSREQAESELATTAERIEAATEMDLGEMLVNAPVQGSTYPDLRERAARDAYASGLDVFPIGAIVPLMNEYRFADMVAAVAAAKRGLGADAPVHLFGAGHPMMFALAVALGCDLFDSAAYALYARDGRYLTVRGTKHLDELEYFPCECPICSRFGPEEVRNLPEDQRVEKLAEHNLYVSFGEMRRIKQAIRRGELLELVEARARAHPTMLDGYRALLDHTDQLETTDPASKDALFYLSAESARRPEVRRHHDRLDRIGPAGELLLVAEDATRPDGEYDETWTVVPPFGPVPPELDQTYPLTAELPDRTDRAAYRAAARGIDRLVAESDGSITFAHDGWPAAALASLPAALTVIDARETTDDKER
- a CDS encoding NUDIX hydrolase: MERSDLAWETLSSQTAYTCPGFDVVTDTVALPDDTETKFDYLTEGESVVILPVTTDEEVVVIEEWRQAVGAINYGLPAGSLEPDDGDPAAAVHRELEEETGYQPGQVEHLTTVEPANGFADAVFHYFLAEDCAPTGERDLDDNESIRVETTTIEALIAAAREDDLRDGRTMLGVLYYALFER
- a CDS encoding DoxX family membrane protein, with the translated sequence MANTEVDTTLFGTDVSYEIDGRWLAYFTFLLRAVVGYWFFHAGITKIIDGFSAEGYLKFAADYTIMEPIVSPFASGIGLEFANFMIPVGETLIGLGVLVGLLVRLASFFGVFLMLFFVTINNGWGHSIVTSDLMGLLLFVAMIVLGAGRVWGLDAYVEKMAFVQNNPWLRYLLG
- a CDS encoding cysteine desulfurase; the protein is MTVREAGDFDVEAIREDFPILEREFDGTPLVYLDNAATTHTPEPVVDAIVEYYERYNANVHRGLHHLSQEASVAYEEAHDRVAEFVGASGGRQELIFTGNTTESENLVAYAWGLNELGPGDEVVLTEMEHHASLVTWQQIAKKTGATVRYIRVTDDGHLDMDHAKELIGSDTKMVSVLHVSNTLGTINPVADLADLAHAEDALLFVDGAQAAPNRPVDVEAIDADFYAFSGHKMAGPTGIGCLYGKKQILEDMEPFNYGGDMITKVTFDDATWNELPWKFEAGTPKIAQGIALAEAVDYLDEIGMETVARHENELAQYALERLDEFDDIETFGPPAGQERGGLVSFNLGSVHAHDLSSILNDYAVAIRAGDHCTQPLHDKLGVAATARASFYIYNTREEIDVLIDAMDDARELFG